The following are encoded in a window of Rissa tridactyla isolate bRisTri1 chromosome 3, bRisTri1.patW.cur.20221130, whole genome shotgun sequence genomic DNA:
- the LOC128906551 gene encoding solute carrier family 22 member 2-like: MPTLDDILENVGEFDRFQKQTFFVLCLLSAAFTPVYVGVVFFGLTPEHRCLSPGVAELSQRCGWSPEERLNHTVPEWGGHGASFISRCRRYEVDWNATGISCTDPLSSLVGNRSAVPLGPCRDGWVYDSPGTSLVTEFNLVCEDSWKLDLFQSAVNAGFFIGSINIGYIADRFGRKFCLLNTILANVICGILLVFVPTYLWIVILRFLQGLVSKGCWTAGYILVTEVVGPKYRRTVGILYQTAFSVGLLVFDAIAYAIPHWRWLQLTVTLPSCFFLLYYWCLPESPRWLISQGKNDKAMRIVSDMAKKNRKKMPSHFEDIKFEEEDVGKQSPSLIDLVRTPQMRKNTLILMYNWFTSSVLYQGLIMHMGVAAGNMYLDFLYSALVEFPAAFIIIVTIDRVGRRYPWAASNLVAGAACLVTALIPEDIHWLKVIAACIGRMGITMAFEMVCFVNTELYPTYIRNLGVMVCSSLCDVGGVIVPFIVYRLVEVWHDLPLIVFTVLGLIAGGLVLLLPETKGRVLPETVEDVENFHGQSAPKAKKIYLHVQTSEAAHD; this comes from the exons ATGCCAACCCTAGATGACATTTTGGAGAATGTTGGAGAATTTGACAGGTTCCAGAAGCAAACCTTCTTTGTcctgtgtttgctttctgctgccttcaccccGGTGTACGTGGGTGTCGTCTTCTTCGGGTTGACCCCCGAGCATCGCTGCCTCAGCCCCGGGGTGGCTGAGCTGAGCCAGCGGTGCGGCTGGAGCCCGGAGGAGCGGCTGAATCACACGGTTCCTgagtggggtggccatggggccaGTTTCATCAGCCGCTGCAGGAGGTACGAGGTGGACTGGAACGCCACGGGCATCAGCTGCACCGACCCCCTCAGCAGCCTGGTGGGCAACCGGAGTGCTGTCCCCCTCGGTCCCTGCCGGGACGGCTGGGTCTATGACTCCCCAGGGACCTCTCTCGTGACGGAG TTTAACCTGGTGTGTGAGGACTCCTGGAAGCTGGACCTCTTTCAGTCTGCTGTGAATGCTGGGTTTTTCATTGGCTCCATAAACATTGGCTACATAGCAGACAG GTTTGGTCGTAAATTTTGCCTCTTAAATACAATCCTTGCAAACGTTATCTGTGGAATCCTTCTGGTCTTCGTGCCCACTTACCTGTGGATAGTCATCCTCCGGTTCTTGCAAGGGCTGGTCAGCAAGGGCTGCTGGACCGCGGGCTACATCCTGG TGACGGAAGTCGTCGGTCCGAAGTACCGGAGGACGGTGGGCATCCTCTACCAGACAGCCTTCTCCGTTGGGCTCCTGGTCTTCGATGCCATTGCTTACGCCATCCCTCACTGGCGGTGGCTGCAGCTCACCGTCACCCTGCcgagctgcttcttcctcctctacTACTG GTGCCTCCCAGAGTCTCCCAGGTGGTTGATCTCTCAAGGCAAAAATGACAAAGCTATGAGAATTGTCAGTGATATGGCTAAAAAAAATCGGAAAAAGATGCCTTCCCATTTTGAG GATATTAAATTTGAAGAGGAAGATGTTGGAAAGCAGAGTCCTTCACTCATCGACCTTGTCAGGACACCACAGatgagaaaaaacacattaattttgaTGTACAACTG GTTCACAAGCTCCGTCCTCTACCAGGGGCTCATCATGCACATGGGAGTAGCTGCTGGGAACATGTATCTGGATTTCCTCTATTCTGCCCTTGTTGAGTTCCCAGCTGCCTTCATCATCATCGTCACCATCGACCGTGTTGGGCGGCGCTACCCCTGGGCTGCGTCAAACCTGGTGGCTGGGGCCGCCTGTCTTGTCACAGCCCTGATCCCAGAGG aCATACATTGGCTAAAAGTGATTGCTGCTTGCATCGGGAGAATGGGAATCACGATGGCTTTTGAAATGGTTTGCTTTGTAAACACTGAGTTGTATCCAACATACATCAG GAACCTCGGTGTGATGGTCTGCTCCTCCTTGTGTGATGTTGGAGGAGTCATCGTCCCGTTCATCGTCTACAGACTAGTGGAAGTCTGGCACGATCTGCCGCTGATAGTCTTCA CTGTTCTTGGCTTGATTGCGGGGGGATTGGTGTTGCTTCTACCTGAAACTAAAGGAAGAGTTTTGCCTGAGACTGTTGAAGATGTTGAAAACTTTCACGG GCAAAGTGCTCCAAAGGCCAAAAAGATTTATCTCCATGTCCAAACATCAGAAGCAGCGCATGACTGA